The window GCAATTCCCTTATTATTTCACAAAAAACTTCCATTAATGGGTTGCTTAACAACGTTTTTATTTATCGTTGCGATATTTGGATTTTTTGATTGGAAGAAGATTATTACAAATCACAAAGCTCAAGTAATTTAAGTTCACTTATGGTTGACATAAATTGACTACCATTCCATTTCCAATTCTGTAATAAACTAAAGAAGATATGCAAGATACGATAACACAAACTTGGCAAGAAAAAGTTAAGGAATTTGCTTCCCAATCAGAAGATTTAGGTGATTTACATCCTGAAATTTTAGAATTAGCTTATCAAGAGCAATGGTTTAAACTTTTTGTACCGAAAATATATGGTGGAGCAGGTAAAAAACTTCCTGAAATTTTAAGGTTGGAAGAAACACTTGCCCAAGCCGATGGAAGTTTAGGTTGGACCATTACACTTTGTGCGGGTGCAGCCTGGTTTGCTGGTTTTCTTGATCCAACATTAGCAGAAGAAGTTTTTGCAGATAGAAAAGTATGTTTTGCTGGAAGTGGTGCTGTTGGTGGTTCAGCAAAAAAAACTGCCACAGGATATTTAATTAATGGGCATTGGAAATATGCAAGTGGTGCTTTAAACGCAACGATATTTACAGCAAACTGTGTTATAAAAAATGAAAATGGTACAGACGTTTTGAACGAGAATGGAGAGTCAGAAATCAAATCATTTATCCTTAAAAAAGATGAAGTAGAAATCTTGCCTGGCTGGTCTTACTTTGGTTTAATCGCTACCGGGAGTCATGCATTTAGTGTAGAAAATTTGGAGGTTCCGGTTAACAGAACTTTCAAAATTAACAATGATATAAAAATCGCTGATGAAGGGTTTAATTATCCATTCCTCCAATTAGCTGAAACTACTTTGACGGCTAACTCTTTAGGTATGGCAACGCATTTTGTGCAATTGGTTGAAGATTCTTTTTATGGCAGATCAGGTTTAAAAAGATATACTGATGATCAAATTTCCTTTTTTGCAGAAGAGTTAAATCACTGCAAAAATGAACTACAAGATCAAAAAATTTCATTTTATAATGCTTTTGATGAATCTTGGCATCAACTGATAAACAATGGTATAATTGATAATGATACACTATCCAATGTGAGCTTAATGAGCAGAAAGTTAGCCCATACTTGTAGGAGGATTGCTGATACTTTATATCCTTATTGTGGTTTAGAAGCAGCTAAAAAAGAGACTGAAATTAATCGAGTGTGGAGGGATATTCATACTGCAAGTCAGCACGCTTTACTTACATTCGAAAAATAATTAGCCAAGTATTCTGGTTTGATTTTGTCTCTAAAATCTATAGCCAGTTTATCTAATTTCGGTTGGATAACAAAAGCGCAATAGGGTTTGCCATGATTTTGATTATAGTAATTTTGATGATAATCTTCAGCATCGTAAAAGTCAGATGCAGGACTAACTTCAGTTAAAATCTTTTTGTCAAAAATGCCTTCGGAGGTTAATTGATAAATCTTTTTATTGGTTTTTAATTTCTGATCTTCATTTTGATAAAACACCACAGAACGATATTGACTGCCAATATCCTGGCCTTGCTTATTAAGTAAAGTAGGGTTATGGGTACCGAAAAAGATAGTCAAAAGTTCTTCAAAAGAAATTTCGTTTTCATCAAAATCAATCTGAATAACTTCAGCATGACCCGTATCACCATGAGTAATTTCCATATATGTTGGATGTTTAAGTTCTCCACCCATATAACCTGAAATTACTTGTTTTACACCTTTTAAGTTTTGGAATATTGCCTCAGCACACCAAAAACACCCGCCACCAAATATCGCTCTTTGCATATAGGACTTAACTAAAACACATATAAAAATGTTTTAATTATCTCATAATAATACGTTTATGTTACAAAACAGGTATGAGCAAGCCTTCTTTTTTTGGTATATTGAGTGTTACTAGAAAGTATATAGCGCTATACATTATTTTAAAATCACATCGTCCTAGTTTTCATTTTTTTCAATTCAATTTTTAAGAGTTCTGAATCTTTACCCTCCAATTTATATTTTTCTATAGCATCCTCCTCTGTTTTGATAGCTTCTTCAACATAATTCATTCTATAAAGTAAATGTGCTAAAGTATCAAAAAATGCTCCTGTAGGGTTTAATTCTATTGATCGTCTGCTCCAAATCATTGCTTTTGTTAAATGATTTATATTTTTAGTACCAATTAGATAAAATTGCCAAGCTGCATTGTTAAGCTCGGTAGCATAAGTTGAAGATGTTGAACCGAGAGTCGTGAAAGTTTGCGTTACTTTATGAATTCCTGGCGTCTTCCTGAGGCTATCCATTCTTTCTTTAGAAACGAGATTAAATTTTTTGGTCATGGTTGCTACATTTCTTTTCATCATTGCATCATGTTCCTTAATCTCTATTTTTTTAATGCTATCAGCACTTAAAGTCATGTAATATTGGTCATAATGGTAGCCTGCGTTTCTAAGGTAATTCGCTGTGTCTTTTACACCAAGATAGTACCTGAGCATTTCACTACTATATGCTCTTTGGCCTTTCAAATAATCTTTAGACCAGGTGTTCCTGGTAAAGTTTGCTGATGATTGTGCTCTTAAAACATTTTTAGTTTTAATAGCTGCAATCATGGTGTTATTGATAATGTATTTGTTAATATCTATACGCTTTTGGGCTGCCTCATTTTTATAAATGCTATCAACAATTTTTCTGTTAGTAAAAGCAAGTCTGTAAGCCTGTCCATCTGCATAAGGTCCGGCTTCAAGAATAAAAAGTACTGTCTGATAATCGCTGAAATCTTTTATTTTAAGGTTGTTTACATATTGTTCAATCAATTCTGCATTATCACTAATTCCCACTTTTTTTCTAGAATCGATCACTTTCTTCAAAAGTAAAACGTCATTTTTATTTGCTATATAATCTTTTTCTAAGTCGGATAACGATTTATCTTTTGATACAACTAAAGCATTTTCAATCATAGTTAAATATTTGCTTTTATTAGGAGAATTACCAAAATCTTTAAAGAAGAGGTCTTTATTAGGATGAAGAAAAAGGAATGCTGGAAAGGATTGTGTCGCTGATTTCGAGAGAATCGATCTAATCGATGTATCTGCCCTTAGTGTTTTATACACGATAAAATTTTCGTTTATCTTTTCAATTACTTCCTTTAAATCCAGACCAGAACTGAAATTAACTTTTACCCCATTTAAAGTTGATGGTCGAGGAACATCTGAGACATTAACAATTAAAAGGATTAATTTATTGTTTGTTTTCGCTAACTCAATGGCTTTTGCAAATGAATTTGTGGTGTTTAATTTTTGAGCAAAACTAAGGGGCGAGGTAAACAGAATTACCAGTGCCATTAAGATAAATTTTTTCATGAGCGTTTTTAGAAAAGTTATAAATACAAAAAGCCCGCAACTTCTTGCGGGCTTAAATATTACTGGTACTGAATATATATTGGCTTTGGAGTTAACTTTAATAATTCTTCTGGGGTCATTAATCTATTCGGAGCCTTTTTTAAATCATTTTTATAAAACAATTTAAACCCGGTAAATTGTACTGGCTCGCCAAAAATAAAATGGCGATAAGTACCTTTCTTCAATTCTGGCTCTCCCCATCCATCCATATGCATTACAATTTGAACCTCTGAACGCAATTTAATACTTTGATAATTGGTAACCATTTTTCTTGTAAAACGGTGTAATACAAAAACTTTAGGTGGCAGATTATACTTCTTCACTAGGTCAGCTAAGTAACCAGTAACATAATTAATATCGGCAGCATCATAGGTTCCAATTTTTTTTCCTGGCAAAGTTCCGTCTTTCATAGAAAATTCAGGATCAATACCCAAATGAACATATGGTAACTGTAAATATTTTTCAATGTGAGGTAGTTCTGCTTTGATCGTACTAAGTGCAACTTGCAAATCCAAGAAAACAATAGTGCCCGGATGCATTTTCGCAATGGTTAAAACAGAATCAATCTGCTTATTTCCCATACGATTAATGTATTTCCCATCTTTGCCGGGCGTTCCGCTTGCAACAGCTGCAATATAATGTAAACCAGGTTGAACAGGCGTAGTTGGATCTGCTTTTTCCCAATGCTTAACTTCTGCGTCTAAACGTTTCCACATTTCTGTTGGAGCATATTCTCCCAATGCCCCCATTTTTTTCGAATGAAGATTTCCATAATAGACTACAATTCGTTTAAAAGGTAATATTGCACCAGCTAAAGGAGTTGGTTGATTTTTAACTGGCCACTTTCCCGTTGTATCTCCAACAGACAGCTTTTTAACTAAAGAATCATATAGCTTCGGATCCACAGGCTTCATTACATTGGCTGTAGAATCGGTTTTCTTTTTTGCAGTATCTGAAGAAAAAATCTTGCCAATGCTGCTAGTGCTCTTGCCATCAGAATTGCAGTTGGCAAATAAACTAATTGCAGCAAAACCAAGTACTAAGGTGCCTGCTAATTGAGGAAATTTCATAAATGTTTTATAGGTTATTAATGTTAAGACAGTTTTCCGAATCTGTTTTGATGAATGTAGGCTAGATATCTGAAAGTTTAAAATAAAGTAACTAACATTTACACGTTGCAAAATTTTCCAAAAACGCCAAGAGGAAGTTTTATACCTGCAGTTGCTTGTAAATATAATTCGCCAGTTTCTAAATTTTGGACTTTAGGAAATGAAGTTCGGATTAAATTTTCTACAATGATTGAAGAAAATCCTAATGAGTAAGTATTTAGAATTAAGAAGTGCTCTTTCTCATCCAGAAGTTGAACAACATCCTGCATCATCTCCTGAATATGATCTTCCAACTTCCATTTTTCGCCATTTGGTCCGTGGCCGTAAGCTGGCGGATCTAATATAATACCATTGTATTTCTTACCTCTTTTAAGTTCTTTTTTTACAAACTTTAAAGCGTCTTCAACCATCCAACGGGTATTTTTTAAGCCAGAAAGTTCTTGATTTTCATTTGCCCAGGTAACCACTTGTTTAATAGAATCTACGTGTGTGGTTTCAGCACCAGCTGCATTGGCAATTAAAGATGCTGCACCAGTATAGGCAAAAAGGTTTAAAACTTTTGGGTTAGGGGTGCTGAATTTTTTTATCGATGAAGATATGTAATCCCAATTTACCGCTTGTTCTGGGAAAACCCCAACATGCTTAAAAGAAGTTAAACCTAATCTGAGTTTTATGGCAACTTCATCATTTTTATATTCAATGTGCCAGCGATCTGGTGTTGCCGGATTTTTCTTAACCCATTCTCCAGATGTTGCGGAACGACCTCTAAAGGTAATTGTAGCAGTTTTTTTCCATTCTTGTTCTGATAATGTTTTTTTCCAAACGGCTTGAGGCTCCGGACGAATCAATATCACATTTCCAAAACGTTCCAATTTTTCAAAATCCCCGCAATCAATTAATTCGTAATCTTTCCAATGGATTGGGGCAAGTAATTGTATCATGTGTTAATATATAATTCGTCATTGCGAGGCACGAAGCAATCTCTGAGCTATGGATTTATAAAAGAGTTTGCTTCGTGCCTCGCAATGACGATCTGTTTAATTGAAATCTAAAAGTTCGTTAAAATCATCAGAGATATAAAGTATTGTACCCTTTGCTGCGCCATACAAACTTTTTGGCTCCTCCACAATGTTTTTATTTTCGCTAATTGGAGTAGAAAGATTTTTAGAATGTTTTGCTTTTAAAAAATCAATGAAATCTTCAACCTCATTTACCATGCTTTCTGGTCAGCTCTAATTTATGAATGATATTTTTAGTTGCAATAGTCATCTTCAAATATACGAATATTTAGAACTTATCTTTTGCAGCCTTCATAAAGCGGCTTGCAAATACGAAATCATTAAGTTCTGTAATATCAGTGTGAGCGATTTCTTTATTACTTCCTTCCCAGAATTTTTTTCCTTCGTGTAAGAATAATATATAATCACCAATTCCCATAACCGAGTTCATATCATGAGTTACTACAATGGTTGTGGTACCGTATTCCTCAGTAATTTCCTTAATTAATTCGTCAATAACGATTGATGTTTTAGGATCTAAACCTGAGTTTGGCTCATCACAAAAAAGGTATTTTGGGTTCATTGCGATAGCACGGGCAATACCAACACGCTTTTTCATTCCACCTGATAACTCAGCCGGGAAAAGCTTGTTTTTACCTTCCAAATTAACACGTTCTAAACAAAAATTAACACGTTCTAATTTTTCAGCCCTGGTTTGAGCAGTAAACATATTTAAAGGAAACATAATGTTCTCTTCAACAGTCATACTATCAAATAATGCAGATCCCTGAAAAAGCATTCCTATTTCTTTACGAACTTCAATTCTTTCTCCATAATCCATAGCGGTAAAATCCCTGCCATCATATAAAACGGAACCAGAATCTGGTTGATGCAAGCCAACCATACATTTAAGTAAAGTTGTTTTTCCAGAACCAGAACCACCGATAATCAAATTGGTTACGCCTTCTTTAAAAGTTCCAGAAATTCCTTGGAGTACATCATTCCCCGAGAATGATTTATAAATATCTTTGATCTCAATCATTAAAGTAAAAGTTGGGTAACTAAATAATCGCAAACTAAAATAGAAATACAGCTAATTACAACCGCTCTTGTACTTGCTTGAGAAACTTCTAAAGCACCACCTCTAACATAAAACCCTTCGTAAGCAGGTACAGATGTAATGATGAAACCAAAAACGAATGCTTTTACCAATGCAACAACAATCGTATATGGATTAAAATCTGTTGTAATACCTTGAATATATTCGTTTGGTGTAACCGCTCCAGAAATTGAACCGCCAATATAACCACCGGCAATGCTTAAAAACATAGAGCAAATAACCAACATCGGTACCATGGTAATTCCCGAAATAATTTTAGGTAAAATAAGATAACCTGGTGCATTGATTCCCATAATTTCTAAAGCATCAATTTGCTCGGTAACCCGCATGGAGCCAATTTCTGATGAAATGGCTGAACCTATTTTACCAGCTAAAACAATTGCACTTATGGTCGGACTTAATTCTAAAATACTCGAATCTCTATTAACAGAACCAATAATTGTTTTTGGAATAAAATCGCTAACTAATTGGAAAGCAATTTGTAAGGTCATTACTGCGCCGATAAATGTAGAAATAATAGCGATAAGGCCTAAGGAACCTACGCCTACATAATCCATCTGCTTGGCAATTTCCTTAAGGTATATCTTCAGTTTCTCCGGCCTTCTGAATACAGATTTTAATAGCAGGATATATCTGCCGAAATTGGTAAAATTCATTCCGTAGGTGTTGCTTAATTTAAGTGATTATTCAATTAATATACTACAAAGAAACGATAAAAAAGTTGTAGCTCTTTGCTAAATATAAAAATATTCGTGGTTTCGAATATAAATATGGTTTTTTGTTAACAAATATTAAACCATAAAACATGAAAGCTGTAATAACAGGAGCAACAAAAGGAATTGGTAGAGCAATAGCGATTAAACTTTTCGAAAATGGTTACGATGTAATTTTATTGGCTAGAAATATTGAGGAATTAAAGAAATTGCAAACTGAGTTATCTTCTGATGGTAAAACCGTTCTGATTTACATGGTAAATTGCGCCATTAAAAATGAAGTTTATAACTTTTTAAACGCTGCTGAAAGGGAATTTGGTTTTATTGATGTTTTGGTAAATAATGTTGGTGCCTTTTTACCCGGGAATTTGCTTGATGAGGATGATGAAGCCTTTGAAACACAACAGCAAATTAATATAAATTCAACCTATTATTTCAGTAAATATTTTGGAAAAAGAATGAGGGATCAGAAACATGGTCACATCTTCAATATTTGTTCGGTCGCTAGTAAATTTCCTGTAAAAAATGGTGGAAGTTATAGTGTAACAAAAGCGGCGATGTTAAGTCTTAATCATGTATTGCGGCAAGAATTAGCACCTCACAATGTTAAAGTAACTGCTTTTTTGCCAGGCGCTACAAAAACTTCATCATGGGAAGGAACCACAATTCCAGATGAAAAATTTGTTCAGCCTGAAGATATTGCAGAAACATTGTTTACCATTTTAAACTTAAGTAAAGGGGTAAATGTTGATGAAGTTTTGATTACACCGCTAGATTTTTAAACACACCAAAGGGTTTCCTTTGGGACAAAATGAAAACCATTATGGAAAAGAAGCTTTTTAGAAACGAACACGATAAAATGATTGCGGGTGTAGCTTCCGGACTTGCAGATTATATGCAGGTTGAAGTAACCATAGTTAGATTATTATTTGCATTATCTGCCATCTTTATGGCAGGCGGCGGCTTAATTGCCTATATTATTATGTGGATTATTGTGCCGGTAAACAATGATCCAGCGGCAAGATTTTCAAAATTTAACGACTATTTTAAGAAAAATCCAAACGTACCTCCATTTTCTACACATGATCCTTTAAATACAAATGCAGGATCAGGAAGTGTAAATTGGACACAGCCTGTTAACGAAGGATCGCAAAAAAATCCTTTTGAAACACATACCGATTTCAGCCAGTTTAACAAACCAAATGATACCGGAAGAACCATCGGTGGTTTATTACTATTAGTTGTTGGATGCTTTTTTTTAATGCGTGAATTTGATTTAATACCGGATTTCTTCCGATTTAGAAATTTATGGCCATTAATTTTCATTGCTTTAGGTATTGGCATTATTGCAAAATCTAAACGTAAAAATGAATGGACGGCTTTCGAAAATCAACAAAACGTAGCCGAAGAAGAAGCTAAAAAGACTGAAAGTTTTAATGATGTGACCATAGTAAATCAGAATCCAACGGTAACTTCAAATGATAATTTAAATAATCCTCACAACCCTCAAGCATAAACATTATGAAATTAGATAGATTAATATGGGGTATTTTGCTGCTTTTTATAGGTGGCGTACTGCTGCTTCAAAACTTTGGTGTAATAGATTTTTACTGGCGTAATGTGTGGCACTTCTGGCCAATATTTTTAATAATAGCTGGTGTAAACATTCTTTTTAATAAAAATAATTCCCAAACTGGAAGTGTAATTTCAATTGGTGTATTGGTTATTGCATTGTCCTTTTTGTTTTACAAAGGTCAACAAGCACCCAATTATAATTCATGGTGGGGAAATCACTCTAGAAATAATATTGACTTAAACATTGATGATGATGATGACAACAACAATGATGATGATAATGATACTGCTTTCAACCAGTTAAATTTGGTTGAACCGTTTGTTGCCATAGATAATACTAAAAAAACGGTTTTAAATATTTCTGGTGGAGGTATTTCATTTAATTTAAATGGAGAAACTACAGACTTAATTAACGCTGACGTTAAAAAAAGACATGGGAATTTTTCTTTAACAAAAATGGTTTCTGATTCTGCCACAGTACTAACTTTTAAAATGGATGGCAAAAAGAATAAGTGGAATTTTGGTGATGGTGGAAACAATGTTGATTTTAAGCTGAATAAAGCAGCAAATTGGGATATTTTAATGAAATTAGGTGCTGGTGAAGCTGATTTTGATTTTGCAGATTTTAAAGTTCGTAGCTTTCGTTTTGATGGTGGTGCAGCTGCTTTAGATATTAAATTTGGAGATTTACTTCCAATTACAGACGTGGTTGTGAAATCTGGCGTTGCCGATGTGAAAATTAAAGTACCAACAAATTCTGGTTGTCGAATTAAAACAAAAACAGGCTTATCAGCCAAGGATTTTGAAGGATTTGAAAAATTGAGCGATGGCGTTTATCAAACCTCCAATTATGCTTCATCAACAAATAAAATCTTTATTAATTTGGATGGTGGATTGAGTAACTTTGAAGTAAGCAGGTATTAAGTTGTACGTTTTAAGTAATATGTACTATCGCTCATGTAAATAACTTAAAATTCAATGGAATACACAGTTGTTATAAATGGTAAACCCGAAGGGCCATATACTTTATCTGAGCTTAAAAATTTAAATATTCAGCCTAATACTTTCGTAAGAACACCAAAAATGGACGATTATAAAGAAGCTCATGCAATTCCAGAATTGCGTGAGCTTCTTGGTTTCAGCTTTCAAAAAACTGCGCCACAATATTTTGCTGCTTTCGATCAACGATTGCTTGCAACAGTAATTGATCATTTTCTAATTTTCATGATTTATTGCATCTTAATCC is drawn from Pedobacter mucosus and contains these coding sequences:
- a CDS encoding acyl-CoA dehydrogenase family protein, yielding MQDTITQTWQEKVKEFASQSEDLGDLHPEILELAYQEQWFKLFVPKIYGGAGKKLPEILRLEETLAQADGSLGWTITLCAGAAWFAGFLDPTLAEEVFADRKVCFAGSGAVGGSAKKTATGYLINGHWKYASGALNATIFTANCVIKNENGTDVLNENGESEIKSFILKKDEVEILPGWSYFGLIATGSHAFSVENLEVPVNRTFKINNDIKIADEGFNYPFLQLAETTLTANSLGMATHFVQLVEDSFYGRSGLKRYTDDQISFFAEELNHCKNELQDQKISFYNAFDESWHQLINNGIIDNDTLSNVSLMSRKLAHTCRRIADTLYPYCGLEAAKKETEINRVWRDIHTASQHALLTFEK
- the msrA gene encoding peptide-methionine (S)-S-oxide reductase MsrA gives rise to the protein MQRAIFGGGCFWCAEAIFQNLKGVKQVISGYMGGELKHPTYMEITHGDTGHAEVIQIDFDENEISFEELLTIFFGTHNPTLLNKQGQDIGSQYRSVVFYQNEDQKLKTNKKIYQLTSEGIFDKKILTEVSPASDFYDAEDYHQNYYNQNHGKPYCAFVIQPKLDKLAIDFRDKIKPEYLANYFSNVSKAC
- a CDS encoding class I SAM-dependent methyltransferase, coding for MIQLLAPIHWKDYELIDCGDFEKLERFGNVILIRPEPQAVWKKTLSEQEWKKTATITFRGRSATSGEWVKKNPATPDRWHIEYKNDEVAIKLRLGLTSFKHVGVFPEQAVNWDYISSSIKKFSTPNPKVLNLFAYTGAASLIANAAGAETTHVDSIKQVVTWANENQELSGLKNTRWMVEDALKFVKKELKRGKKYNGIILDPPAYGHGPNGEKWKLEDHIQEMMQDVVQLLDEKEHFLILNTYSLGFSSIIVENLIRTSFPKVQNLETGELYLQATAGIKLPLGVFGKFCNV
- a CDS encoding DUF2281 domain-containing protein, with the translated sequence MVNEVEDFIDFLKAKHSKNLSTPISENKNIVEEPKSLYGAAKGTILYISDDFNELLDFN
- a CDS encoding ABC transporter ATP-binding protein, yielding MIEIKDIYKSFSGNDVLQGISGTFKEGVTNLIIGGSGSGKTTLLKCMVGLHQPDSGSVLYDGRDFTAMDYGERIEVRKEIGMLFQGSALFDSMTVEENIMFPLNMFTAQTRAEKLERVNFCLERVNLEGKNKLFPAELSGGMKKRVGIARAIAMNPKYLFCDEPNSGLDPKTSIVIDELIKEITEEYGTTTIVVTHDMNSVMGIGDYILFLHEGKKFWEGSNKEIAHTDITELNDFVFASRFMKAAKDKF
- a CDS encoding MlaE family ABC transporter permease, whose translation is MNFTNFGRYILLLKSVFRRPEKLKIYLKEIAKQMDYVGVGSLGLIAIISTFIGAVMTLQIAFQLVSDFIPKTIIGSVNRDSSILELSPTISAIVLAGKIGSAISSEIGSMRVTEQIDALEIMGINAPGYLILPKIISGITMVPMLVICSMFLSIAGGYIGGSISGAVTPNEYIQGITTDFNPYTIVVALVKAFVFGFIITSVPAYEGFYVRGGALEVSQASTRAVVISCISILVCDYLVTQLLL
- a CDS encoding SDR family oxidoreductase, whose translation is MKAVITGATKGIGRAIAIKLFENGYDVILLARNIEELKKLQTELSSDGKTVLIYMVNCAIKNEVYNFLNAAEREFGFIDVLVNNVGAFLPGNLLDEDDEAFETQQQININSTYYFSKYFGKRMRDQKHGHIFNICSVASKFPVKNGGSYSVTKAAMLSLNHVLRQELAPHNVKVTAFLPGATKTSSWEGTTIPDEKFVQPEDIAETLFTILNLSKGVNVDEVLITPLDF
- a CDS encoding PspC domain-containing protein; this translates as MEKKLFRNEHDKMIAGVASGLADYMQVEVTIVRLLFALSAIFMAGGGLIAYIIMWIIVPVNNDPAARFSKFNDYFKKNPNVPPFSTHDPLNTNAGSGSVNWTQPVNEGSQKNPFETHTDFSQFNKPNDTGRTIGGLLLLVVGCFFLMREFDLIPDFFRFRNLWPLIFIALGIGIIAKSKRKNEWTAFENQQNVAEEEAKKTESFNDVTIVNQNPTVTSNDNLNNPHNPQA
- a CDS encoding LiaF transmembrane domain-containing protein — its product is MKLDRLIWGILLLFIGGVLLLQNFGVIDFYWRNVWHFWPIFLIIAGVNILFNKNNSQTGSVISIGVLVIALSFLFYKGQQAPNYNSWWGNHSRNNIDLNIDDDDDNNNDDDNDTAFNQLNLVEPFVAIDNTKKTVLNISGGGISFNLNGETTDLINADVKKRHGNFSLTKMVSDSATVLTFKMDGKKNKWNFGDGGNNVDFKLNKAANWDILMKLGAGEADFDFADFKVRSFRFDGGAAALDIKFGDLLPITDVVVKSGVADVKIKVPTNSGCRIKTKTGLSAKDFEGFEKLSDGVYQTSNYASSTNKIFINLDGGLSNFEVSRY